A segment of the Odoribacter splanchnicus DSM 20712 genome:
CAACTCAGCAACTCAGCAACTCTTTTAACTCAGCAACTCAGCAACTCTATACCATGAACAGTAAAGATTATATTTATAAACTGATAGAAGAAGGAGAGCACCAACAACAGGATTTCAAATTCGAGATCTCGGATGCGCGGAAAATAGCCAAATCCTTATCGGCTTTTTCCAATACGGACGGAGGGCGCTTGCTTATTGGGGTGAAAGATAACGGAAAAATTGCAGGAGTGCGTTCGGAAGAGGAAATTTACATGATCGAGGCAGCAGCAAAATTGTATTGCCAACCTCAGGTAAACTGTCAAATGCAGATTCACGATATCGACGGACACACTGTGTTGGAAGTCATTGTACCTCCCGGAACAACCAAACCTTATTATGCCAAAGATCAGACAAATAAATGCTGGGCTTATATCCGTATAAAAGACGAGAATATCCTCGCTACTCCGGTACATTTAAAAGTCTGGCAACAAGAAGGGACCCCAAAAGGTTCCTTTCTTCATTATACAGAACAAGAACGATTACTATTGGATTATCTCACAACCCATCCGGCTATAACCCTTAATCAGTATTGTCGTCTGGCCCGTATTCCCCGGATAAAAGCAGAAAATACACTGGCAAAATTCATCCGCTTCGAATTAATCGAACCCATATTTGAAAATCATCGGTTTTATTTCCGAGGCTGTACCTGATCGTTCAGGCTAATGTCTTAATAAATAAAGTAATACCGTCGAATACCATTTGAAGGCCGATCGTAGCAACGATCAATCCGATAATCCGGATCAAAGGATTCATAAAATTATATTTAATCAGAAAACTACCGATCCTTCGGGCTTTCAGCATAAAGAAAAGGTTCACAGCTAAAGCCAGTAAAATAGCAACGATCGTGACAAAACGGCTATACTGAACAGGGAAAGTAACTGCAGCAGTAATCGTAGCAGGTCCGGCAATCATCGGAATAGCTATAGGTACAGTGGTTAAATCGGCAATCTTAATATGTTCATCCACTTTCATAAAAAATCCTTTCAACAAACCGGACAAACCGTTATACATCAGCACAGCCCCACAAGTAATCTGAAAAGAGTAAAGCTCGACCCGAAAAACATAACTAAAAGTCACCTGTCCCAGATAAAGAAAAAAAATCAGAATAAGCATTGCCGTAATCGTCGATTTAATCGAAATATACCGTAACTCGGTTGGAGAAAAACGTTCCTGCAAAGACGTGACGATCAACACCTTCTGTATCGGATTTACCAAAGCCAGAATGGCCACGAAACAACTCAATATTAAATTAAATTTCATTACTTCCCCCTATTAGATCTGCTCAACAAAGATAGTACAAAGGAATGGGGTTTCAAATTTATTTTGAGTCAGTGATAAAGAGTTACAAAGGTTACAGAAGTTACAGAGATCGCAAGGATTTAACCGCCCCTATACAACCTCTTCCCTCCCTCATGTAACTCAGTAACTCTTTTAACTCAGCAACTCAGTAACTCTTTTAACTCAGCAACTCAGTAACTCTTTTAACTCAGCAACTCAGTAACTCTTTTAACCCAGCAACTCTCTAATACCCAAAAATCTGTTCGGTAGTCAGTCGCTCTACGGGACCATAAGAAGATAATTTTTTCATATCCAATTCTTTTTCATCTCCCAATACACAATAGGTATATTTGCGGTCTTTCACCCATTTTTCCTGAAAATCCTTTACCTGATCCAGGGTCAGTTTCTGCAAATCGTCGAATAACATTTTCCGGCGGTCACTGTCCAATCCCAGGTCCTTTGCTTCCTGATAGGCATCGAAAATTCCGGCTCCGGTAATCCGGTCGGTCCGTAACCGGGCAATCAAAGCTTCTTTTGCCAGATTAAAGGCAGCTTCAGACTCAGGCATATGATTGATAACTTCATCGAATGCAGTCAAAGCATCTCCCATCTTATCATTCTGAGTAGCGATAAAAGTAGAATAAATATAAGGCTTGTCCAGACGGGAAGGCTCACCCAAACCGGCAGATGCCGAATAAGCCAATCCCCGGGCTTCACGCAATTCCTGGAATACGATCGAATTCATACCTCCCCCGAAATACTCGTTATATAAGGTAGCTACCGGATAAATATTCGGATCGAATTTTTCTCCCCGGTTAGAAATAGCAGCCATATATACCTGAGCAGCAGCATACGGAGCTAACAAAACCTTACTTTCTCCGGTTTCTCTGATCTTAAAAAGCGAAGCCTTATCTGCAGCGATCAGCTTTTCAGGCACCTGATGGTACCGATTCACTTCTGCCACAACTTCTTCCTGGGTCTTCGGGCCGTAATAAAGGACAGTATGTTCGGTCTTGCTCAGATCACGAAGGTGGGCCAACAGCTCTTCCGACTTTAAATTTTGTATTTCATCAGCCGAAAGCACATTGGTCGCAGGCGATTTCGGTCCGTATAAACCATATTGCATCAGCATTCTGAAATTTGCCTCCTGATTTAATTTTGTATTCGCTCTCCCTTCCAGAATATCACCTTTCATAATTTCCAGTACTTCCGGATTGGGTTGAGCATCTGCCAGCAGAGATTCGACCAATTGAATCGCCTCTCCCATATTTTCGGATAAACCCGAAATAGTGAGATAGGTACGGTCAGCTCCCGGACGAATACCAAAATCACAAGCCAAACGGTAAAACTCTTCCTTCACCTGTTCCGGACTCAATTCGGAAGTACCCAAATAATCCAGATAGCCGGCAGCAGTGGAAAGATAACGATCCTCATTATTTCCTTTCTCAAAAGCATAAGTTAAAGAGAACAGGTCGTTCGTCGGGTTTTTCTTATACCACAAAGGAATATCGGATTTGAGTTTTCCTTGAGCCATATCTTTTGAAAAATCGACAAATACCGGTTCGATGGGTTTTACCGGTGTTGTCCGGATCTCCCGCAAAAAAGCACTACTCTTATCCCGGTTGGTCACAATCGGAGTGATGGCCGGTTTAGTCATTTTCTTTACACTTTCGTCTTTCCCCTGCCGTTTATTGACCACGACATAATTATCTTTCAGATGAGTATTGGCAAAATCTATCAGCTCTTGTTTGGTAATTTTACTCATCCGGTCGAGTGAAGCCACTTCATCGGCCCAATTCGTACCGTTGACAAACGACTCGACAAACCAGGTTGCTCTGTCGTCATTGCTTTCCAATTGTTTTTGTCTGTCGCGTTTGTTATTATTGATCGTCGCAGCGATCAGGTTCTCGTCGAATTCTCCTTTTTTCAACTTTCCGATTTCTTCCAACAGCAGTGTACGTACTTCTTCGAGGGTTTGTCCGTTTTTAGGTGTTCCTTCCATTAAAAATACACTGTAGTCAGCTAATAAGAAAGGATAGGCAGCAGCTCCCAACATTTTCTGTTGTTGATTGATATCCAGGTCGATCAAACCGGCTTGTCCGTTGTACAACACCTGAGCCAGCAGATTCAAGGTTTCTACGTCCTCACTGTTTGCTCCCGGAAATCTCCACGCCAAAGTCACATTTTCAGCTTCCGGTCCCACCACTTCTTTCACTATAGGAGAGGTAATCGGCTGCTCCGGTTGAAAGTTCAGTTCAGGCAAGTTCTGACTCGGTTTCATTCCACCGAAATAACGGTTTATCGTTTCGATCATTACATCGGGATCAAAATCTCCGGAAAGACAAACCGCAATATTATTAGGTACATACCATTGAGTATAGAAATTCTTAATATTCGTAATAGACGGATTTTTCAGATTTTCCTGTGTTCCCAAAATGGTTTGAGTT
Coding sequences within it:
- a CDS encoding AlbA family DNA-binding domain-containing protein, whose protein sequence is MNSKDYIYKLIEEGEHQQQDFKFEISDARKIAKSLSAFSNTDGGRLLIGVKDNGKIAGVRSEEEIYMIEAAAKLYCQPQVNCQMQIHDIDGHTVLEVIVPPGTTKPYYAKDQTNKCWAYIRIKDENILATPVHLKVWQQEGTPKGSFLHYTEQERLLLDYLTTHPAITLNQYCRLARIPRIKAENTLAKFIRFELIEPIFENHRFYFRGCT
- a CDS encoding MarC family protein; this translates as MKFNLILSCFVAILALVNPIQKVLIVTSLQERFSPTELRYISIKSTITAMLILIFFLYLGQVTFSYVFRVELYSFQITCGAVLMYNGLSGLLKGFFMKVDEHIKIADLTTVPIAIPMIAGPATITAAVTFPVQYSRFVTIVAILLALAVNLFFMLKARRIGSFLIKYNFMNPLIRIIGLIVATIGLQMVFDGITLFIKTLA
- a CDS encoding M16 family metallopeptidase; protein product: MKKMFQTMWLLGVLVLIAACGDHSRFKYESVPGDPLNARIYTLDNGLKVYMTVNKDQPRIQTYVAVRAGGKNDPAETTGLAHYFEHLMFKGTDSFGTQNYEQEKPMLDRIEALFEVYRKTTDEAQRTALYRQIDSVSYEASKIAIPNEYDKLMAAIGATGTNAYTSYDQTVFEEDIPSNQVENWAKIQADRFQHPVIRGFHTELEAVYEEKNMSLTKDNRKVIDQVMAGLFPHHPYGTQTILGTQENLKNPSITNIKNFYTQWYVPNNIAVCLSGDFDPDVMIETINRYFGGMKPSQNLPELNFQPEQPITSPIVKEVVGPEAENVTLAWRFPGANSEDVETLNLLAQVLYNGQAGLIDLDINQQQKMLGAAAYPFLLADYSVFLMEGTPKNGQTLEEVRTLLLEEIGKLKKGEFDENLIAATINNNKRDRQKQLESNDDRATWFVESFVNGTNWADEVASLDRMSKITKQELIDFANTHLKDNYVVVNKRQGKDESVKKMTKPAITPIVTNRDKSSAFLREIRTTPVKPIEPVFVDFSKDMAQGKLKSDIPLWYKKNPTNDLFSLTYAFEKGNNEDRYLSTAAGYLDYLGTSELSPEQVKEEFYRLACDFGIRPGADRTYLTISGLSENMGEAIQLVESLLADAQPNPEVLEIMKGDILEGRANTKLNQEANFRMLMQYGLYGPKSPATNVLSADEIQNLKSEELLAHLRDLSKTEHTVLYYGPKTQEEVVAEVNRYHQVPEKLIAADKASLFKIRETGESKVLLAPYAAAQVYMAAISNRGEKFDPNIYPVATLYNEYFGGGMNSIVFQELREARGLAYSASAGLGEPSRLDKPYIYSTFIATQNDKMGDALTAFDEVINHMPESEAAFNLAKEALIARLRTDRITGAGIFDAYQEAKDLGLDSDRRKMLFDDLQKLTLDQVKDFQEKWVKDRKYTYCVLGDEKELDMKKLSSYGPVERLTTEQIFGY